DNA sequence from the Caldilineales bacterium genome:
CATCTGGAGACACGCAATGACCGAGGAACTGGAAATCGCCATCCGAACTCTCACTCCACTTTGGACCGGAGGAGTGGATGGCAGTATGGATCGGGTTCACGAGACCGGTCTATTGGGCAGCCTGCGCTGGTGGTATGAGGCGGTGGTGCGTGGATTGGGCGGCTCGGCGTGCGACCCGACCGAACATGCCTGCATCTTCGACCTCGACAATTACAAGAAAGCAGCCGGCCTGCCAGAGCGCCAGCGTCTGTCTGCAGCGGGACTCTGCGACGCCTGCCAGCTTTTTGGCGCCACGGGTTGGCGGCGACGATTTCGACTTCAGATCAGCGCCCAAGATCAACCAACCTGGACGGGCGGGCGAGACCTGAATGTGCGACCCTACGGACGCACGCGAGGCTGGTTCTTGAAATCCGGCCGGATAGGCGAAATAACTGTCAACCTGCAAGGAGAGCCAAACGCGCTTGTGCAAATGAGTGCGCTGTTTCACTGGCTAGAAACATGGGGCAATCTGGGGCCGCGGCCACAACTGGGCTACGGTGTCTTTCGGATGGGCGCAATCAAAATCGCTCCATCTACAGCACCGTGGGAGGAATTGGGATCTGCATCAATCGGCGTGCTGCCAGACCTGCGCAGCTTCGTCTTTTTCAAGCTGCGATTCACGCCAAAAGAGGACGCCTGGTGGACACAGGTCTCCGGATTGCGTGAACTTCGGGGCCAACACGATTGGCGGATCATCGAAAGGTTGGCGGCGCAAGGTATGGTTCCAGTCATGCCGGCGCTCAAGAACTACTTGCGTTTCGAGCAACGATGGTCTTCGAATGCGCTGCCGCATTGGCTGTTCGGTACATTGCGTGGGGACGAGCGTATACGCAGCAAACTGGCGTTGAGCTGGGCCTTTCGTCTGCCAGACGACGAAGCATGGGAAACTCGAGGATGGGTTCATCTTCCCAACGATGGTAGAGGCCGAGCGGCTCGCACGGAAGTCACCAATGTGCTGAGACAAGCACTGGAACGTCCGCAGAACTGGCAACTGGCACTGGGATTACAAGCAGGTTTCCGAGATGCTGCGCTCACATGGGCGCCATCGGCCTCACCCTGGCAGCTACACAGCGCACAGGCCATCGCTGACTTCATGAGCACTTTTGGACGGGAGGCAACTACCCGATGATTGAAAGCATTCGTTTGAGAGATTTCCGTGGCATTCACAGTGGCTTCAGGGATCGTTTTCGCCAGTTCAATGTACTGGTTGGGGCGAACAATTCCGGGAAATCAACGATTCTGGAGGCGCTTTACTTGGCTGCCACAACCAGTCGCGAGGCAGACTGCACGATTCGCTTCCGAGAAGGTGAACGGAAAGAGGAATCATATAAGGTCAAGGTGGCTTCGCCCGATCTATTGGGTGAACACCCCATGCGTAGAGTATGGACCAGGCACAATTACGCCGGACAGCAGGCCGAACTGGCTGAGTGGAGTCAGGGCTTCGTACACATCGCCCTGCGTGACCAGACGTTGCCGATCTCGGCACTCGATTTGTTTGCCGGTGAACGAGGTTTCGCTGAGAGCGAGACACAGACCGCCGCCTTATTGGCGCTGGATCCGCCAAGACTGAAAGAGGCTGCAAACGGACTTGAACCGGTGGGGCCTTTGGCTAGAGATCTGCTCGGCGCCGAAGCGGAACCTTTTGTGGACAAGCGGCTGGTGTTCTGCTGGCAACCGGAGTTGAGCTACTACTATCGAGGCAGCGCTGCCTGGTTGGTGCAAGGGACGCCGGCTGTGGCCTCACACACACTTTACTTTGATGCTGACTCGGTGCGTCAACATATTCCAGTAACTTTCTATCAGCGCATGCTGAGCTCTGTTCCCGGCTGGACACAACGCATCGCCCGTTCATTTGGCCATATCTTCGAATTGGACAAACCGTTCGTGCTGCAGTTCGTGCCAATCGGTTCTGAGAGAGATTCCTTACAAGGCTCGATACTGCCCGAAGACCGCCCGGCGATCCCCATCGACGCTTTTGGCGACGGCGCCCGCAGCGCGTTCAAGTTGCTGACTCCCCTGGTGGCGTTGGCGGCCAACGCCACACCGGCTGCGCCCGGACTCCTGCTTTGGGAGGAACCAGAGTCGTATCAGAACCCGAAAACGCTGGAACGATTTCTAGGGGAGGTGGTGAGACTTCTCAAAGGCAAGCCCATCCAGGTCTTCATGGCCACACACAGCCTGGAAGTCGTGGCCCAGATGACAGACATGCTCCAAAACAGCGAACTGGAGCCAGAAGAGTTTATGCTCTTCCATTTCGACCTGAAGGAAGGCGAATTGGTTTCCTCCTGGTTCGATCAGGATCACCTGGTGACATGGCTGGAGGCCGGCCTAGATCCACGGGTCTGGCAGGACTTCGTCTCTCCCATCCAGTTCCGCTTGCGCCAGGAGGACATATGATAGTCGATGTGTTTGCCGAAGGCGCTACCGAAGAGAAAGTGCTACAGCAGCTCCGCAAGCGGGTCATTCCGGGTCTGTCGTATTTACCCATTGATGGCAAGGGCAAAGACCAGGTCAACATTCAGGTGGCTCGAAGGCTGGGACAGAAAATAGAGGAGCACGTCGCTGTCCGCGCACTCGTGATGCGCGATCTAGACGCCCATGAAGGTGAGACGGAAGCAGGAATCGTACAAAGTGTGCGAGAAACTCTACGCCGTGTCATCAATGTGCGAATATCCGGCGCCACGCCATTTATCGAATTCGTGCAGCACCCCGAACATCCATCAGTTTACACACTCGAGCTTTCCAGGCCCGATCTACGTCTGGCGCTGCACATCGCAACCTATCGCTGGCGCGACGAGTTCATCAAGGCGACCATGGACGATTACGTGCTGTCGTTAGCCGTCAAGCCAACAACTGCGCTCACACTGATCGCGCAAAAAAAGTGGCCGACCACCCCTGCCGAGGTGCTGCGTAAAGTAACCATAGAAATCCCCGGCCTCTTGAGTAACAACGGTATCCTTTTGCAGGAGGCCAAAGATTTCATCCGGTTGTACATCGCGGTAATCCAGGATCCCACATCGCCTTCCGTTTTTGCTGGAAAAACGTTGGCTAACGCCAATGAGACAGACATACGTCAGGTTTTTGCGTCATTGTTGGCGGCTATCGAATTCGTCGGGGGTTGACCATGCCAAACGATTTCCTCTCATCTTACCAATTCCTGAACCTGCCGGATCATCTCCAACGCCAGGGCGTTGATTTTCTGCTGGGAAGGGGCAGACCACCAGCCGGCCTTGAACGACTGGCCTATGTGACCGACCCTTTGGCCCGGCTCGACCTGCTGGCCCAAGCGCTTCTGACGCCATACAAGGATCACGCGCGCGCCGGTTCGCGGCGGGAGCCGGGCGGGTTGTCGGAGCTATATCGCAGCCAGGCATTCCAAGCTGCATTGGAAGATCGGAAGTGGCAGTTGGAGATCCTAGGCCTGCTGCCTGGCTTGCCTGACCTCACTATCCTGCCTGGCTACAGCTTTGCCATGCATTTCGCATTCACCCTGCGCACTGCTTACCTCAGCAAAGATGACGTCGGACTGCACATTCTCGACAACCCGGTGCGCAAGGATAAAGTCTTCGGGTTGCCAATGGTGGGGCCAGCCAGTTGGAAGGGCAGCCTGCGGGCGGCGCTGTGGCAGCTGGGCCATCGGCACGACGGAAAGGAGCACAAGAATGAACAGATTCAAAGACTATTCGGCGACACCCACGATGATGATACCGGGCAGTCGGGCTGCCTTACCTTCTACCCCACTTTCTTCACCCGCCTGGGCCTGGAAGTGATCAATCCGCACGACCGCCAGAGCAACGCCGGCAAGCAGCCGATCTACTTCGAGTGTGTGCCGGCTGGCGCGCAGGGAGAGTTCACGCTGCTGTATGTCCCTGGCAATGAAGTTGATCGCAATCAGGTGTTGGCTGACTTGAGATTGGCGGTCGAGGGCATCGAGGCGATGCTCATGCGCTACGGCTTTGGCGCCAAGACGAGCAATGGCTTTGGTCTGGCGCAGGAGGCGGTGAGCGATGGATCCCTGACCTTGCGCATTGTCGGGCTACATGCTCCGCCACCGCCGCCGGAGGTACGCTCAGCGCCAGATCATGATCTGCCGCGCTATCTGGAAGCGCCCGGCCAGCTCAAGTCCGAATTCCGAACGGCAGACGGCAGCTTTCGCTACCGGAGCGAGACCGAGCTAAAGGCCATGAAAAAGGCTGACCAACAACTCTATGACAAGGCCAGGGTTTGGTGGGAGCGGGAAGGCAGGACTCAGGCTGAAAGTGCAGCGAAACTGAAGCCCAAACCACCCGCTGCGCCGGCGTTGCCGACGCCGACCTGGCCTACATGGCAGTTTGCCGCGTTCGACGAACTGCTAGCCCTGGCCGAACGGGTTGCGCAACAGTTTTCAGAGGGAGGCGTGGCATGAGCAACGATTTGACGATCTTGGCAACCCATCGTAACGAGTTGTTGCTGGCGGAGGTGGCGGCATGGTTGCATGATGACTTCAAACACACAGATGCCCAGATTCATCAGTATGTGATAGGCGCACCGCCACCTTCTGGGCGACAGAATACAGATGATCTGGTTCCTGCGCGACAGGTAACCCTCCTGGGGCAAACACTGTCTTTTTCTGATGTCAAGAAGCGACGTCAACTGGATTTTGTCACTGGCTATCTCAATCGCTGTCATTACACTGCGCACATCGAGAAACAAGATGGCGATGGGCCTCAAACTTATCCTGCTTTCCTGAGTTCACCGTTTGGCTATGAGAGCACTCAATCTCAGATTCCGACGAACCTCACAATGGACCTACGGTCGCGACTATCGTGGCACTTGTTGGCGCGCTACCCGTTCACGGGCCAAGAGCGCACAAGGATGGCTCAAGAGATAACTTCACTCTTCTCACAAGTAGGGGGGGATACGCGCAGACCTGCTAATGAAATTACGCTGTGGGAGTGGGGCCACACGGTCGGGGCCTTTTACAAAGCCGCGCTAGTGGGCGCGCTGCTGGGTTATCAACCACAACCGAATGATTTGCGTTGGCGACTTCTGAGCATTCGGTTTGACGGCTTGTCGTTTGTTGCCTCGGTTTCAAATTTGCCTGATCTGCTAGCGCGCAGAATTGTGCTCGAGAATGCGCTCAATCGTATCCGTCATTTGTTAGAAGAGGAATATCCTCTTGGGACCGAAGTCTATCGCGACGAAAACGGTAGCATCTATTTGGTCCCTGGCTGCGAGAAGGCACGCTGCCCCCTAGACTTAATGGTTCTGCAGGATAGTACCAAAACCTCGCTCAAAACGCTGATCGATCTAGCGGCGGAAGGCGCTCACCTGCTTGACCTAAAAAAAGAGATGGTTCCAACGATCCGACCTGACGCCGATCCGTGGTGGGGGCAGGACCCTGTTCGAGCCGGAAATGATGAACTTCCTCCAGTAGCCGACCATGTGGGAACGGTTGTTAGTTCTGCGGATCCCGATTGGTTGAAGGATCAGTGGCTATCTGGCCTTGCCCGTGACATTTGTCCCGTCTGCGGTGTGCGGCCACAAGGAGACCCAAAGAGCCAGGACAAGGACGAGCGCAAGGCTGGCGAACGCAAAGTCTGCGAGGTCTGCGAGCGCCGTCGTGATGATCGCGCCAAAGCCTGGGTAGCGAACCTCGGCGCCTCTACCATCTGGCTTGATGAAGTCGCTGATCTGAACGGGCGGACGGTGCTTTTGGTGGGCCAGTTCGATTTGAGTCAATGGTTGATGGGGGATAGGGTGCGAACGCTAACCGTGAACGATCCTTATCGGTCTCCTGGTCAGACAACACAGGATATCGGCAAGAATCCTTCCTTCTCGCGCCTTCGCCGGGTTTGGGAAACGACCCATCAATTCTGGCAGGAGGTACTGCCGACCGATCCCAACCAGGATCTACAGCACTCCCTGATAGTCCAGGCAGTCGGTCAGGGCGGGCATAGATTGACGCTGCAAGGTGTAACACGGTCCGCTGAAAGAGAGGGCACGCTGGGTCGGTTTCATGTTTACGAGCTGACGCTTGCCAATGGCGTCAGACTCAGTGTCGTCTGGGATCCAGACCAGCAACGATTCATTACAGCCGACAATCTGGCATACATCGCCAGTGTGCTGGGCGAAGAAGTTCCAGCCAAAGAGCCGGAAGAATCCTTTGCACGCTTTCAACGGCGAGTGAGCTCGTGGGCGGCAGAGAAGGTCATGCCTCACCTGGTGGGCGAACTGACCATCGAAGAGCCAACAGGTTATGGTGCAGCCAATACTGTGTGGGGCCAAATCGTCGTGACGCAAGATGGGATCGGGCGAACCGTGGGCGCAGAAGGTGAGGGTATCGCTTATCCTCCTATCATCCCCATCCTGGCCGAACCCAGCACTTTCATGGCTCTGATTCCCGCAAGGCCGGCGCTGGCCGTGGTGCAGGCCATCAAAGAAAAGTATGAGCGCGAGATGGGCAAGGTGCGCAATCGCCTGCCGTTGACGCTGGGCGTGGTCTACGCCGGCCGGCGCCAGCCCCTGGCCTCGGTGCTGGACGCGGGACGGCGCATGTTGCGCCGCCAACCGCAGGCGGTGCAGGCGGTTGTCCAAGCCGTTTCCCCGGTCAACCCCTGGCCCCAACAGGTCGAACTTACTTTGAA
Encoded proteins:
- the cmr1 gene encoding type III-B CRISPR module RAMP protein Cmr1, coding for MTEELEIAIRTLTPLWTGGVDGSMDRVHETGLLGSLRWWYEAVVRGLGGSACDPTEHACIFDLDNYKKAAGLPERQRLSAAGLCDACQLFGATGWRRRFRLQISAQDQPTWTGGRDLNVRPYGRTRGWFLKSGRIGEITVNLQGEPNALVQMSALFHWLETWGNLGPRPQLGYGVFRMGAIKIAPSTAPWEELGSASIGVLPDLRSFVFFKLRFTPKEDAWWTQVSGLRELRGQHDWRIIERLAAQGMVPVMPALKNYLRFEQRWSSNALPHWLFGTLRGDERIRSKLALSWAFRLPDDEAWETRGWVHLPNDGRGRAARTEVTNVLRQALERPQNWQLALGLQAGFRDAALTWAPSASPWQLHSAQAIADFMSTFGREATTR
- a CDS encoding AAA family ATPase, which encodes MIESIRLRDFRGIHSGFRDRFRQFNVLVGANNSGKSTILEALYLAATTSREADCTIRFREGERKEESYKVKVASPDLLGEHPMRRVWTRHNYAGQQAELAEWSQGFVHIALRDQTLPISALDLFAGERGFAESETQTAALLALDPPRLKEAANGLEPVGPLARDLLGAEAEPFVDKRLVFCWQPELSYYYRGSAAWLVQGTPAVASHTLYFDADSVRQHIPVTFYQRMLSSVPGWTQRIARSFGHIFELDKPFVLQFVPIGSERDSLQGSILPEDRPAIPIDAFGDGARSAFKLLTPLVALAANATPAAPGLLLWEEPESYQNPKTLERFLGEVVRLLKGKPIQVFMATHSLEVVAQMTDMLQNSELEPEEFMLFHFDLKEGELVSSWFDQDHLVTWLEAGLDPRVWQDFVSPIQFRLRQEDI